In Nitrospira lenta, one genomic interval encodes:
- a CDS encoding rhodanese-like domain-containing protein, with product MKHNPGFLNLVNQAKARVKECTVADVRNRLARGERFHFIDVREDYEFAKDHAKGASHVGKGVIERDIETMIPEKQTPIVLYCGGGFRSVLAADALQQMGYTNVISMDGGITAWREAGYPLEAGQPA from the coding sequence ATGAAGCACAATCCAGGGTTTCTGAACCTCGTGAACCAGGCCAAAGCGCGCGTCAAGGAATGTACGGTGGCCGATGTGCGGAACCGCCTGGCACGCGGCGAAAGGTTTCACTTCATCGACGTACGGGAAGACTATGAGTTTGCGAAGGATCACGCCAAAGGGGCGTCTCATGTGGGCAAGGGAGTGATCGAGCGCGATATCGAAACGATGATTCCTGAGAAACAGACCCCGATTGTGTTGTATTGCGGAGGCGGATTTCGCTCGGTCCTGGCGGCGGATGCGCTGCAACAGATGGGGTATACGAACGTGATTTCGATGGATGGGGGTATTACGGCGTGGAGAGAGGCCGGCTATCCGCTTGAGGCAGGACAGCCGGCCTAG
- the serS gene encoding serine--tRNA ligase → MYDLRQLRDHLDSIRERLGRRGTDVPWDTMKQLIEERRNLTMQVELLRNDLKKGSDEVARLKRAKEPADSAVAAMKQVGDRIREIEGTLRGVEESLTDLNLRIPNVPHESVPPGHDASDNVEIRQWGTHPSFDFPAKPHWELGEALGILDFDRASKLAGARFVVMTGAGAQLERALINYMLDRHTTQYGYREVLPPLLVNRATMTGTGQLPKFEEDLFRLKDEDYFLIPTAEVPLTNLHRDELLDEEILPIRYTAYTPCFRREAGSYGKDTRGLIRLHQFNKVELVSFCPPDQSQAELERLTGHAESILQGLGLPYRVMTLCAGDMGFSATKTYDIEVWLPSQQHFREISSCSNFEAFQARRANIRYRTKGAKKDSKTEFVHTLNGSGLAVGRTLLAILENYQQADGSIVVPAPLRPYMGGLDCIRK, encoded by the coding sequence GTGTACGATTTACGTCAACTGCGGGACCATCTCGACTCAATCCGCGAACGCCTCGGCCGCCGGGGGACCGATGTCCCTTGGGACACCATGAAGCAGCTGATCGAGGAGCGTCGCAATCTGACCATGCAGGTGGAACTGCTCCGCAATGATCTCAAAAAAGGCTCTGACGAGGTCGCCCGGTTGAAACGGGCCAAGGAACCGGCAGACAGCGCGGTGGCCGCCATGAAGCAGGTTGGGGATCGCATTCGTGAGATTGAAGGCACGCTGCGCGGCGTAGAAGAGTCCCTTACCGATCTGAATTTGCGCATTCCGAATGTGCCGCATGAATCAGTCCCCCCGGGACACGATGCCTCGGATAATGTCGAAATCCGTCAATGGGGCACCCATCCCTCCTTCGACTTTCCGGCGAAACCCCATTGGGAACTCGGTGAAGCCTTAGGCATTCTCGATTTCGATCGGGCATCCAAGCTCGCCGGCGCCCGTTTTGTCGTGATGACCGGGGCCGGAGCCCAGTTGGAACGCGCGCTTATCAACTACATGCTGGACCGCCATACGACGCAGTACGGATACCGGGAAGTGCTTCCTCCCCTGCTGGTCAATCGCGCAACCATGACCGGCACAGGCCAACTGCCTAAGTTTGAAGAGGATCTGTTCCGTCTGAAGGACGAAGATTATTTCCTGATTCCTACAGCCGAAGTGCCGCTTACAAATCTCCACCGAGATGAATTGCTGGACGAAGAAATATTGCCGATCCGCTATACCGCCTATACGCCTTGCTTCCGCCGCGAAGCCGGGTCTTATGGGAAAGATACCCGCGGCTTGATCAGGCTCCATCAGTTCAATAAAGTCGAACTCGTCTCATTTTGCCCCCCTGACCAGTCACAGGCCGAACTCGAACGCCTCACCGGTCACGCAGAGAGCATCTTGCAGGGATTAGGATTACCCTATCGCGTCATGACGCTCTGCGCCGGAGATATGGGGTTTTCAGCCACCAAAACGTACGACATCGAAGTCTGGCTCCCCTCGCAACAGCACTTCCGTGAAATCTCCTCCTGTAGCAACTTTGAGGCATTTCAGGCCCGTCGCGCCAACATCCGGTACCGCACAAAAGGCGCGAAGAAGGACTCCAAGACAGAGTTCGTCCATACCTTGAACGGATCGGGCCTCGCCGTGGGCCGAACGCTGCTCGCGATTTTGGAGAACTACCAGCAAGCGGATGGGAGCATTGTCGTCCCCGCACCGCTCCGCCCCTATATGGGAGGGCTTGACTGCATCAGAAAGTAG
- a CDS encoding PA0069 family radical SAM protein, which yields MRTVSNPPNPFESSHRELLEPASTARVEIFHDASREILSRNDSPDLPFRWSVNPYRGCFHGCAYCYARPSHEYWGFGAGTDFESKLVVKEDAAALLRQAFERRSWKGELVVFSGNTDCYQPLEASYGLTRACLEVCADYRNPVGIITKGALVLRDLDVLTRLRQKAWTRVYFSIPFADDAVARKMEPQAPSVGKRFEIMKALAEAGISTGISIAPVIPGLNDEAIPELLERARAAGACAATFSLLRLSGSVEPVFLERIKEAFPDRVAKITNRLREVRGGRLSESAFFDRHHGTGTYWQMIEQLFEMTRRRAGFACDREDAIPDTFRRPSGAQTTLFDQEEEG from the coding sequence ATGCGCACGGTATCGAATCCTCCCAATCCATTTGAATCGTCCCATCGCGAATTGCTGGAGCCTGCTTCCACGGCAAGAGTGGAGATCTTTCACGATGCGAGCCGGGAAATTCTGAGTCGCAATGACAGCCCTGATCTGCCCTTTCGCTGGAGTGTCAATCCCTATCGTGGCTGTTTCCATGGCTGTGCCTATTGCTATGCGCGTCCGTCACACGAGTATTGGGGGTTCGGAGCCGGAACCGATTTCGAGTCCAAACTGGTGGTGAAGGAGGATGCGGCGGCTTTGTTGCGTCAGGCCTTTGAGCGTCGATCCTGGAAGGGGGAGCTGGTCGTATTTTCCGGGAATACCGATTGCTATCAACCGCTGGAAGCCTCATACGGGCTGACGCGTGCCTGTTTAGAAGTCTGTGCGGACTATCGGAATCCGGTGGGAATCATTACGAAGGGTGCATTGGTGCTCCGTGATTTGGACGTGTTAACAAGGCTGCGTCAGAAAGCCTGGACACGGGTCTACTTCAGCATTCCGTTTGCCGATGATGCCGTGGCCAGAAAGATGGAGCCGCAGGCGCCGTCGGTCGGCAAACGATTTGAAATCATGAAGGCTCTCGCTGAGGCGGGGATCTCGACTGGTATTTCGATTGCTCCGGTCATTCCTGGACTCAACGATGAGGCGATTCCTGAGTTGTTGGAGCGGGCGCGGGCTGCCGGCGCATGTGCGGCGACGTTCAGCTTGTTAAGGCTCTCCGGTAGCGTTGAGCCCGTTTTTTTGGAACGAATCAAAGAAGCATTCCCGGATCGGGTCGCGAAAATCACTAATCGACTTCGTGAGGTACGAGGGGGCCGGCTCTCCGAATCAGCGTTCTTTGATCGGCACCATGGAACGGGAACCTATTGGCAGATGATCGAGCAGTTATTCGAGATGACTAGGCGTCGGGCCGGTTTTGCCTGCGATCGGGAGGACGCGATTCCCGATACTTTCAGGCGGCCTAGCGGAGCGCAGACCACATTGTTTGACCAGGAGGAGGAAGGATGA
- a CDS encoding OmpH family outer membrane protein — translation MRIPVVQTLVASAFFSLLLGSLSTTVQAADAFKMGVVDPQMVLEKSKAGKKALEGLKEYVSTRQKLLSRDEEELRNYEKQLKDQLAKLSEAEKKDKETQFRARIQDYQKRAQEFNQELQGKQKELVDDYMKRIASATQTVAEKGGFSIVVDRGSEQTVKIVIYNKDTVELTDQVIKEFDRTNK, via the coding sequence ATGCGCATCCCCGTCGTCCAGACGCTTGTTGCTTCCGCCTTCTTCTCTCTGCTGCTGGGCTCGCTCTCGACGACCGTGCAGGCTGCCGACGCCTTCAAGATGGGCGTGGTCGACCCGCAGATGGTCTTGGAGAAGTCGAAAGCCGGCAAGAAAGCCCTCGAAGGACTCAAGGAATACGTCAGCACGAGGCAGAAGCTGCTCTCTCGCGATGAAGAAGAATTGCGGAACTACGAAAAGCAGCTCAAGGACCAGCTCGCCAAGTTGAGCGAGGCAGAGAAGAAAGACAAAGAAACGCAGTTCCGGGCAAGAATCCAAGACTATCAAAAGCGCGCGCAGGAATTTAATCAGGAGCTTCAGGGCAAGCAGAAAGAGCTCGTCGACGACTATATGAAGCGCATCGCCTCAGCCACACAAACCGTGGCCGAGAAGGGAGGCTTCTCCATTGTGGTCGACCGCGGGAGCGAACAGACAGTGAAAATCGTGATCTATAATAAAGACACGGTTGAACTGACGGACCAGGTCATCAAAGAATTCGACCGCACGAATAAGTAG